In Lutra lutra chromosome 6, mLutLut1.2, whole genome shotgun sequence, the following are encoded in one genomic region:
- the NCR2 gene encoding natural cytotoxicity triggering receptor 2: MSSPASPQGKGGRLWKALLLPLLLPLLITGSWALPEAQHLHRVAGQTLSVTCQYPPKGWPYERKGWCKELSAFKCTRLVTSSGPRRLVQSSRFSIWDNPSTGLFIVTMTGLKEEDSGHYWCRIYHASSNSVSKSIRFYLAVSPAPASTQAIRASAELVSSPTQNSVPPTGRAKEAPRASSAVTTLSPQQNSTLHSHPAAPSALAPVLCVLLVAKGLALIVLTVQALRSPHVQHRGKSLMRPAPPRLQASGSKDGQSSPGPQGAPPWTLNPLFTAKKRQKSPRTCSKTPGYTPHSSAEDFPALPPPKIQAHQLLTRNWLLGQHHPGMGAEGQCSSCPPNPSQHCGRL, from the exons ATGTCTTCTCCCGCCAGCCCACAGGGAAAGGGCGGGAGGCTCTGGAAAGCCTTGCTCCTGCCACTGTTGCTGCCACTGCTGATCACag GCTCATGGGCACTACCAGAGGCTCAGCATCTTCACCGAGTGGCAGGGCAGACGCTTTCTGTGACATGCCAGTACCCCCCCAAAGGCTGGCCCTACGAGAGGAAGGGCTGGTGTAAGGAGCTGTCAGCGTTCAAGTGCACCAGGCTCGTCACCAGCTCTGGTCCCCGCAGGCTGGTTCAGTCCTCTCGATTCTCAATCTGGGACAACCCTAGCACCGGCCTCTTCATCGTCACCATGACTGGTCTGAAGGAGGAAGACTCAGGACACTACTGGTGTAGAATCTACCACGCTTCCAGCAACTCTGTCTCTAAGTCCATAAGATTCTATCTGGCAGTGTCACCAG CTCCTGCCTCCACACAGGCCATCCGGGCTTCTGCTGAGCTGGTCTCATCACCGACCCAGAACTCTGTGCCCCCAACTGGAAGAGCCAAGGAGGCCCCCAGGGCCTCCTCTGCCGTCACCACCCTTTCACC GCAACAAAACTCCACCCTCCACTCTCACCCTGCAGCCCCCAGCGCTCTGGCCCCCGTGCTCTGTGTGCTGCTTGTGGCCAAGGGTCTGGCGCTAATAGTCCTGACTGTTCA AGCCTTAAGGAGTCCACACGTGCAACATAGAGGGAAGTCTCTGATGCGTCCAGCTCCACCCAGACTCCAGGCTTCGGGATCCAAGGATGGCCAGTcttccccaggcccccagggagCTCCTCCCTGGACTCTGAACCCTCTGTTCACTGCAAAGAAAAGGCAGAAGTCCCCCAGAACTTGCTCCAAGACCCCTGGCTACACCCCTCACTCCAGTGCTGAGGATTTCCCAGCCTTGCCTCCTCCCAAGATCCAGGCCCACCAGTTGCTCACACGCAACTGGCTTCTGGGCCAGCACCATCCAGGTATGGGAGCTGAAGGCCAGTGCAGCAGCTGTCCCCCAAACCCGAGCCAGCACTGTGGGCGACTCtga